A region of the Acinetobacter defluvii genome:
GTTCCATTAGATGAGGTGTATGCTGTACCGCACAAGATTTTCCCAACCAGGATGCGACCAGCCCCAATCTGATAAGATGCTGCAGTTGTTGCTGCTCCATTATTTGAACAAAGTAATGCTGGATAATTTATATTTTCATAACTAGAGATAAAAGGCACCACTCCACAAAAAGCATTCAAACCGGAGCCAGATGAAAGTCTATACATAGCAATCAAATGGTAGGGACTGCCTACGATTTTACCCTGCCCAAAAGTTGAAAAGCCCTGACTATAAGTGTAGTTGTTAAATGTCGCAGCGGTAGAATTTGTGAAATCCCATCTTAAATTCGATGTTGCATCGGCAACTGTGGCACAGGTTGCCAAGTCCGGCATGCAATTTGGGTCAGTGATATGCCCAAGCGCAAGATCTACCGTGCGCCCAATGCCCACTGCAATGCAGTTTCGGTTACCTGCCGCTGTTGCATTTTGGAAGCACAGTCGGGCATACATATCCGTATCATCAATGTGCTTAAATTTGTAAATGTGAATATGTGCTTGTTCGTAGACAATTTCCCATCCTAAGCTAGCAATTTTGGTTGTTACAGTACCCGTCAAGCCTGATGTAACTCCATCTAGCACTGTGCAAGTAACTGCATTTTCAGTAACGCTATCAATATAAACTTCTTTATTAAACCCGCCTGCTGCTGTGACTTGAAGAACTCTATCCGCCACATAGCCATGTGTTACACCGAATGTAAGTGTAATTGTGCTACCACTAATGGTTACACTATTTGCTGTTTTCTCGTTATAGCCTTGTGCCAACATCTTCTTAAAGCGGTCTGGAAATAGGTTTTTTGAACCCGCACAAAAATCTAGCCCTACATCACTGAAATCAAATAACTTCGTTTGTGTTTGTTTGTGCATCACTCACCCCCACCAACTCGCCATACACATCTTCATTCTTCCAATAGCCTTTTTTGTCATGCCATTGCACATAGCTATCAAAAAACGCTTGTTCATCCTGATAGCATTTGTCTTGAACAAAGCCCATGACCCACTGCATCACGTTATCAACTGAACGTTTTGAATGTTCTACACAAAACATTTGAAACTTGGGTAAATGAATCAATATATGCCAGTCAATTTTTTTAATATCACTGGCATATAAATCTGCTTTAAATCCTGCTACACCTACTGATTGCGCAGGTGGTTTTTGGTTATTTTCCATACCCCACCTTCTTGATTAAACTTTAAAGATTTTATTGGTGCCGTTATCCCATGTGACTATAATCAACTGTATTCACTTAACTACGCTACCTGTTAAGCCGCCTTTCGACTGCTGCAACTTTCATTGCAGATTAGACTATATCATCACCCTGTTGTCAGGGGCTTTGCGCTTCCACTCGCTTGAGTGTACGCCTTGCGGCTAGTCGTTGAACCTTTACCTATACGGTACTTGGCTGCTGATTACCCAATCCTAAACTTTTCAAACATTCACGCTTACCATTTCTAGTTACGTTGTAGTGTTTAGGCTCTAAGGGACTCCCAGCAATTCACAAAGTTTTTCGGGGACTTATAGTTAATCCCCGCCATTTGGCGTAATCGGTCACGCTGCCAAACGATTGCTATCAATTACTTGATAGAGGCTCACCGAATTTAAGCCTGTCGCTGTGTCAATGTATGCAATCAAAGGACTTGTACTCTCGGTACCTGTATCCGCATAAATCACAATTGCTTCAATAGATGCACCTGATACTGCTGTAAATGTCACATCTGCCGCATCGGCTGCACCGCCTGTGGTAGCCTTTGCAGTTAGTGTTACTGGACCCGCTATACGTGCCGATGTTGGAATATCTGAAAGATATTGATGTACTGCTGTTTGTGGTGTATATGCACCTGTATCAACCAACAAAACTTTAATTGTGTCAGTCATCCAATTGATCTGTGCTTCAAGGAAGCGTTGACGTGCGAAATCATAAAGTGTGTTTGCCATGTGCTTGAGTCTCCGTAGCTGAATCGCAAGCACTCATGCGCTCATGTTTAATTTCGATGTGATTGTCTGCTTCAACACAAATTCGAGCCAATTGCCCAGACTTTTTGATCAATTGAACTTTGGCGTCGCCAATGTAAAGCGTATCTTCGGTCTTTAAATCAATAATACGTTTGCCCATATTTGTGCGTGATTAAATAAAATAAGTAAAATTATTATGTAAAAAACCCCTGAAAAGCTTTAGCCTTACAGGGGTGCTTATGTCACAAGCAAGTCATGGCATGAATGGAATAACGTTATGAGGTATATCCTCGCGGGTGATGCGTCGCAAATCACTATCAGGACGAATACCGAAATAATCTGTAAATTCCTGCTCTGCTAATGCTGACCGATTTGGATCAAAGAATTCTGCATCTGGTACCTTAAATGCTTGGTGTAGTACCCACTGAATCAATTGGACATGGTGAATTTGGTTAATTTCTGGAACATCGGTATCATTTTCCATTGGTGACAATGGCACACGATAGCCTTCCAATTGTAATTCACCGCCTACATCAGGAATTGGAACAAGACGAATACCAGTATCATCCTGAACAATGTGTTCAGGTTTACCC
Encoded here:
- a CDS encoding phage adaptor protein translates to MQLNDLISRFRTLANDKLEPYFIDDASVIDWLNDAVSEACIRGRLLHESQNNDVCKINILIGSSRYQLHESLYELTRVWFQPSDGTKGQYLTLMSAELLDHYYDGENWRVKQGKPEHIVQDDTGIRLVPIPDVGGELQLEGYRVPLSPMENDTDVPEINQIHHVQLIQWVLHQAFKVPDAEFFDPNRSALAEQEFTDYFGIRPDSDLRRITREDIPHNVIPFMP